A window of Proteus columbae contains these coding sequences:
- the terL gene encoding phage terminase large subunit produces the protein MDIDFSLFDEEIEREIARRSLHEFIQYINPEYITSHFSETVCNALDIFIENMMKGERPKLILSAPPQHGKSDIVSRYLPAYFFGKYPNMRVGALSYSSDLAGDMNTDVQRIMMSDEYRVLFPKTWLGNRPENGIAVKRNSDEFGLANHKGGYVCAGVGGPLTGKKVDLGIIDDPIKNSKEALSQTVKKSIWNWYVSTFKTRLSKNSGEIIMATRWATDDLSGQLKEKAPETKVLAFPAINERGEALVPELHPIDKLLETKAIIGDYFWSAMYQQSPKPGDGQIFHEEFAQYYLPKDLPEKFDKVIHSWDMTFKDSDGTDYVVGQVWGKKDANAYLLYQIRKRMSFTETLKSVKWLAEKFPEGRRKLVEDKANGPAVIDSLKSTVSGLIPVEPDGSKVARAHACTAEWEAGNVWLPHKDIAPWIVETVEEIITFPFSSNDDTVDAMTQALRDLYQKKKGGFFSRKRT, from the coding sequence ATGGATATCGATTTCAGTTTGTTTGATGAAGAGATCGAAAGGGAGATAGCACGCCGTAGTTTGCATGAATTTATTCAGTATATAAACCCTGAATACATTACAAGCCACTTTTCAGAAACGGTATGTAATGCGCTAGATATATTTATTGAAAATATGATGAAGGGTGAGCGCCCTAAGTTAATTTTAAGTGCGCCCCCTCAGCATGGTAAGTCTGATATTGTTTCTCGCTATTTGCCAGCCTATTTCTTTGGTAAATACCCAAATATGCGCGTTGGTGCATTATCGTACTCCTCAGATTTAGCGGGTGATATGAATACCGATGTTCAGCGCATTATGATGTCCGATGAATATCGTGTGCTATTTCCTAAAACTTGGTTAGGCAACAGGCCTGAGAACGGCATTGCAGTTAAACGTAATTCTGATGAGTTTGGTCTTGCCAACCACAAAGGAGGCTATGTTTGTGCGGGGGTAGGTGGCCCATTAACGGGTAAGAAAGTTGACCTCGGTATTATTGATGACCCGATAAAGAACTCAAAAGAAGCGCTTAGCCAGACTGTTAAAAAATCAATTTGGAACTGGTACGTTTCGACTTTTAAGACCCGTTTATCAAAAAATAGCGGTGAAATTATCATGGCCACTCGGTGGGCAACTGATGATTTGTCTGGCCAATTAAAAGAAAAAGCGCCTGAAACCAAGGTGCTTGCATTCCCTGCAATCAATGAGCGAGGGGAAGCACTGGTACCAGAGTTACACCCAATTGACAAACTCCTTGAGACAAAAGCAATCATTGGTGATTACTTCTGGTCTGCAATGTACCAACAATCACCTAAGCCGGGTGATGGTCAAATTTTCCACGAAGAATTTGCTCAGTATTACTTACCGAAAGACCTGCCTGAAAAATTCGATAAGGTTATCCATAGTTGGGATATGACCTTTAAAGATAGTGACGGTACTGACTATGTGGTAGGGCAAGTATGGGGCAAGAAAGACGCAAATGCTTATTTACTGTATCAAATTCGAAAACGCATGAGCTTTACTGAAACCTTAAAGTCAGTGAAATGGTTGGCTGAAAAATTCCCTGAAGGGCGACGTAAGCTGGTGGAAGACAAAGCTAATGGCCCTGCTGTAATCGACTCTCTCAAATCAACCGTCTCAGGGTTAATTCCCGTCGAGCCAGATGGTAGCAAGGTTGCTCGTGCTCATGCGTGTACTGCTGAGTGGGAGGCTGGAAATGTGTGGCTCCCCCACAAAGACATTGCGCCGTGGATTGTAGAAACCGTAGAAGAGATCATTACATTCCCGTTCTCTAGCAATGACGACACAGTGGATGCGATGACGCAAGCATTACGTGATTTATATCAGAAGAAAAAAGGCGGTTTCTTCTCTCGTAAGAGGACTTAG
- a CDS encoding phage portal protein produces MWPFSKKKIEIKKVTKRSAFSTHLYSSLVPNNDFKGLDLPQPIINGVAMDSIDSYVPSFKGEQVYGVPEAQASWYASQMFIGNNMCAVIAKHWLVDKACNMPARDAIRQGYDIDCDNDDDRTISKKLRKRDKKYRITHQLKELVHFGRVYGGRLALFVVETSNPKEWYENPFNIDGVTKGMYKGIKQIDPQWVTPDLTDANVQDPASMDFYEPTYYVIGGRKYHKSHFIKFVPFPVPNVLKPMYNYFGVSVPERIYERVYASERTANEAPQLAMTKRLLTIGMADVEGMDELTIRQNILEFIEMRDNYGVQTVGKEDVVQQFDTSLADLDATIMTQYQLVASASNVPATKLLGTTPKGFNSTGEYEEANYREELESIQSNDLEELLQRHYDMLMRSDGLPVTEISITWAPLDSPTAVESADIELKQAQADSAYATTGAIDGLDIRKKLASDKASSYYGIEVNEADYVEANTSTNEASAMGNLSPSSNEREAPAVFSSAL; encoded by the coding sequence ATGTGGCCATTTAGTAAGAAAAAAATTGAAATAAAAAAAGTAACCAAACGGTCTGCGTTCTCAACGCATTTATATTCTTCACTGGTTCCTAATAATGACTTTAAAGGATTGGACTTACCCCAGCCTATAATTAATGGCGTCGCAATGGATAGCATTGATAGCTATGTCCCTTCATTTAAAGGCGAGCAAGTTTACGGTGTACCTGAGGCTCAAGCTTCTTGGTATGCCTCACAAATGTTTATCGGCAACAATATGTGTGCGGTTATCGCTAAACATTGGCTTGTTGATAAAGCTTGTAATATGCCCGCGCGTGATGCGATACGTCAGGGTTACGATATTGATTGTGATAATGACGATGATAGAACTATCAGTAAAAAACTCCGTAAACGCGATAAAAAATACCGTATTACACACCAACTGAAAGAGTTGGTTCATTTTGGGAGAGTATATGGCGGTCGTTTAGCATTATTTGTTGTTGAGACATCTAACCCGAAAGAGTGGTACGAAAACCCGTTTAATATCGATGGCGTGACAAAAGGCATGTACAAAGGGATCAAACAGATTGATCCTCAATGGGTAACACCTGATTTAACGGATGCCAATGTTCAAGATCCTGCCAGCATGGATTTCTACGAGCCGACCTATTATGTAATTGGTGGGCGTAAGTATCACAAGTCTCACTTTATTAAGTTTGTACCGTTTCCTGTTCCTAACGTGCTTAAGCCAATGTACAACTACTTTGGTGTATCAGTGCCAGAACGCATTTATGAGCGTGTCTATGCATCAGAGCGTACCGCTAATGAAGCGCCACAACTGGCAATGACTAAGCGCTTACTGACTATTGGTATGGCAGATGTTGAGGGAATGGATGAATTGACTATTCGTCAAAATATCCTTGAGTTCATTGAGATGAGAGATAATTACGGTGTTCAGACAGTAGGTAAAGAAGATGTAGTTCAACAGTTCGATACGTCATTAGCGGATTTAGACGCCACCATTATGACGCAATATCAGCTGGTGGCATCAGCTTCCAATGTACCCGCGACAAAGCTATTAGGCACAACACCGAAAGGCTTTAACTCAACGGGGGAATACGAAGAGGCTAATTATCGCGAAGAGCTTGAGAGCATTCAATCAAACGACCTTGAAGAGCTATTACAGCGCCATTACGACATGCTAATGCGTAGCGATGGTTTACCTGTGACAGAAATCTCTATCACATGGGCACCGCTTGATAGCCCAACGGCTGTTGAGAGTGCGGATATTGAGCTTAAGCAAGCACAAGCCGATTCAGCCTATGCAACAACAGGGGCTATTGATGGGTTAGATATCCGCAAGAAACTGGCCAGTGATAAAGCATCTAGCTATTATGGTATTGAAGTGAACGAGGCAGATTATGTCGAGGCGAATACGAGTACGAACGAAGCGAGCGCAATGGGCAACCTCTCGCCAAGCAGTAATGAAAGGGAAGCCCCTGCAGTATTCAGTAGCGCCCTCTAG
- a CDS encoding phage head morphogenesis protein yields the protein MIKDYEKVFSELNDDFDGFTMDACFASQTRIWLNRLKRKWDKIFKQKSTEIADKFVSQVDIGAKRNLDDSLKQLSGGITIKTPDMPEALKDKIIASTAENVSLIKSIPLQFHQRIESVALRSISQGGEGAKTLLEEIRHTGSVTEKRANFIAVDQTRKITTAVNYERMKSAGIRKAVWHHSGGSAEPREWHIKLDGEVFDLDNPPIIDPKTGERGLPGQLPNCKCFWTPVIDFGDET from the coding sequence ATGATTAAAGACTATGAAAAAGTGTTTAGTGAATTAAATGACGACTTTGATGGCTTTACGATGGATGCCTGCTTTGCCAGTCAAACACGCATCTGGCTTAACCGACTAAAACGTAAATGGGATAAGATTTTCAAACAAAAATCCACAGAGATTGCAGATAAATTTGTTTCCCAAGTCGATATAGGCGCAAAACGTAATTTAGATGATTCTCTCAAACAGTTGTCAGGGGGGATCACCATTAAAACCCCTGATATGCCCGAAGCCTTGAAAGATAAAATCATTGCCTCTACAGCTGAAAACGTATCGTTAATTAAATCCATTCCTCTGCAATTTCATCAACGTATTGAAAGTGTTGCTTTACGCTCTATTAGCCAAGGTGGTGAGGGCGCAAAGACACTATTAGAGGAAATTCGGCATACTGGCAGTGTGACAGAGAAAAGGGCGAACTTTATCGCTGTTGACCAAACGCGAAAGATTACTACGGCGGTTAACTATGAACGTATGAAATCTGCTGGTATTCGTAAGGCGGTTTGGCATCACTCTGGTGGGAGTGCAGAACCTCGTGAATGGCATATTAAATTGGACGGTGAAGTGTTTGATTTAGATAACCCACCGATTATTGATCCTAAAACGGGAGAACGAGGATTGCCCGGACAATTACCAAACTGTAAGTGCTTCTGGACACCGGTTATTGATTTTGGTGACGAGACATGA
- a CDS encoding DUF2213 domain-containing protein — protein sequence MTKRQYDLNGWLEVKDNPISKVGVFDYLGFEIGAPIPEKIYKVYRPQEELASTETINSFKLMPFVDEHEMLGKDGTPAEAKGIQGVIGERVYFEYPYLRGNIKILSNSALNQIDGGKIELSPGYRCIYDFTPGEFNGERYDAIQRHIRANHLALVDEGRTGADVAVQDHSVITIDTKELIRMNPEDENKDKPTTDEGAFTPEQLEALKAIIKEAITSAKPATDDEPDDQDKSSTDSDPDEEQKAEEAVEKAEIATEEAESGEPEAVEKAEVAIETAVEAIEEAKEHLDQATTDGLNRRLKRLNRSMTAMDEMASLKRKIKRLEKAKPAMDTGELLKQIGARDALAHKLTPFIGVFDHSAMTQQQVAEYGVKELGIQCSKGTEAIALDAWMQGRVPDSQKPSSTMDSAVSNKTIMDKWGAK from the coding sequence ATGACAAAGCGACAATATGATTTAAATGGCTGGCTAGAAGTGAAAGATAACCCCATCTCTAAAGTTGGGGTTTTTGATTATTTAGGGTTTGAAATTGGCGCACCGATACCTGAAAAGATTTACAAGGTGTATCGCCCACAAGAAGAACTGGCCAGCACAGAGACAATTAACTCCTTCAAATTAATGCCCTTTGTTGATGAGCATGAAATGTTAGGGAAAGACGGCACACCCGCAGAGGCAAAGGGGATACAAGGGGTAATCGGGGAGCGGGTTTATTTTGAATATCCCTACCTCAGAGGCAATATCAAAATCCTGTCTAATTCAGCGCTTAATCAAATTGATGGGGGAAAAATTGAATTATCTCCGGGTTATCGCTGTATTTACGATTTCACACCAGGCGAATTTAACGGTGAACGTTATGACGCCATACAACGGCATATTAGAGCCAACCATCTTGCGTTAGTCGATGAAGGGCGCACTGGCGCTGATGTTGCTGTGCAAGACCACTCCGTTATTACCATAGACACAAAGGAACTTATTCGCATGAATCCTGAAGATGAAAATAAAGACAAACCAACCACTGATGAAGGTGCCTTTACGCCCGAGCAATTGGAAGCGTTAAAAGCGATTATCAAAGAAGCAATCACCAGTGCTAAACCTGCAACAGATGATGAGCCAGACGATCAAGATAAGTCTTCAACTGATTCAGACCCTGACGAAGAGCAGAAAGCAGAAGAAGCAGTGGAAAAAGCTGAAATTGCCACAGAAGAGGCTGAATCTGGCGAACCTGAAGCAGTAGAAAAAGCCGAGGTCGCGATTGAAACTGCAGTCGAAGCGATTGAAGAAGCTAAAGAGCATCTTGACCAAGCAACTACCGATGGTCTTAATCGTCGTTTAAAGCGCCTAAATCGTAGCATGACTGCAATGGATGAAATGGCATCTCTGAAACGTAAAATTAAGCGATTAGAGAAAGCAAAACCGGCAATGGATACGGGTGAATTACTCAAACAAATCGGTGCGCGTGATGCGTTAGCGCATAAATTAACGCCGTTTATTGGTGTGTTTGACCACTCTGCTATGACTCAACAACAAGTCGCGGAGTACGGTGTTAAAGAACTGGGTATTCAATGCAGTAAGGGAACCGAAGCGATTGCTCTTGATGCATGGATGCAGGGACGTGTACCTGATTCTCAAAAGCCCAGCTCAACAATGGACTCTGCAGTGAGCAATAAAACAATTATGGATAAATGGGGAGCTAAATAA
- a CDS encoding structural cement protein Gp24: MAIPKSVADGLISGVVGEISHAGPIRAVSAILSSTDEKLNIFGRAYTYKDDSVESVQVGGKGAFAGIMINPKAYRIEEQFARNGTQGEFLTMGEVFVELKEVAGKINAPVVFDEADGSLSSKASISAGDRVIGFISRHLESTESAHLGIIRLTEIPYPASPKEGE, translated from the coding sequence ATGGCAATTCCTAAATCAGTAGCAGATGGTTTAATTTCTGGTGTTGTCGGTGAAATTAGTCATGCAGGCCCTATTCGCGCTGTTTCAGCCATTCTTAGTTCAACGGATGAAAAGCTGAATATTTTCGGTCGCGCCTATACCTACAAAGATGATTCAGTGGAATCCGTTCAAGTCGGTGGTAAAGGGGCATTTGCGGGGATCATGATTAATCCTAAAGCCTATCGTATCGAAGAACAATTTGCTCGTAATGGCACACAGGGCGAATTCCTGACAATGGGGGAAGTTTTCGTTGAGCTAAAAGAAGTGGCAGGAAAAATCAACGCACCGGTTGTGTTCGATGAAGCTGACGGCTCGCTATCTTCTAAAGCCAGCATTAGTGCCGGTGATCGTGTCATTGGTTTTATCAGCCGACACCTGGAATCCACAGAAAGTGCTCACTTGGGCATTATTCGTTTAACAGAAATCCCATATCCAGCATCTCCAAAGGAAGGTGAATAA
- a CDS encoding major capsid family protein gives MPVSKIKFHMSGRDVKKHGQLNINPDQKWTYGELAQIGFGGFSAMDSAISGGAMQGGLIQREMLQHVLHGVIRTATRVRVLDEITGIVNAGEWHDEEIILNVATPTGKAELYGDHTNVPLASYAQDQERRGLVRFELGFQVGKLEEARQSSAGFVAMEEKRNSVTESLEQGRERVGYYGFNSPETRVFGLMNEPNLPAYETAKSKWKGGTFADITADITDMFSRIETSSGGIIKDDTPITLTLPLGFRSTLNVANPVARGETVKQWINENYPNMRLIFSPEFVGANGGADVAYMFADSIDDGSTATSAVILQVVPAKYQLLGSLNQIKGYMEDATNATAGVFVTRPWAVTRLTGI, from the coding sequence ATGCCAGTCAGTAAAATTAAGTTTCACATGTCTGGCCGTGATGTCAAAAAACATGGCCAACTGAATATTAACCCTGACCAGAAATGGACATACGGAGAATTAGCGCAAATCGGCTTTGGTGGTTTTTCTGCGATGGACTCCGCAATTAGCGGTGGTGCAATGCAGGGGGGCTTAATTCAACGCGAAATGTTGCAACACGTTTTGCACGGTGTTATTCGTACCGCTACGCGTGTTCGTGTGTTGGATGAAATCACCGGTATCGTCAATGCGGGCGAATGGCATGATGAAGAGATCATTCTGAATGTGGCGACACCAACCGGTAAAGCCGAGCTTTATGGTGATCATACCAATGTGCCATTAGCGTCTTATGCGCAAGACCAAGAGCGCCGTGGTCTTGTCCGTTTCGAATTAGGTTTCCAAGTCGGTAAATTAGAAGAAGCGCGCCAATCGTCAGCAGGCTTTGTTGCGATGGAAGAAAAGCGCAATTCAGTGACTGAATCATTAGAGCAAGGGCGTGAGCGAGTGGGTTACTACGGGTTTAATAGCCCTGAAACGCGCGTCTTTGGTTTGATGAATGAGCCTAACTTGCCTGCCTATGAAACCGCAAAGAGTAAATGGAAAGGAGGAACATTTGCGGATATTACTGCTGATATTACCGATATGTTCTCGCGTATTGAAACGAGTTCTGGCGGTATTATCAAAGATGATACGCCAATCACCTTAACATTACCGTTGGGCTTTCGTTCTACACTGAATGTGGCTAATCCGGTGGCACGTGGTGAAACAGTCAAACAATGGATAAATGAAAACTATCCCAATATGCGTCTGATTTTCTCTCCTGAATTTGTTGGCGCAAATGGTGGGGCTGATGTGGCCTATATGTTCGCAGATAGCATTGATGATGGCTCAACGGCAACCAGTGCGGTGATCCTTCAAGTCGTTCCTGCGAAATACCAGTTATTAGGCTCACTCAACCAAATTAAAGGGTATATGGAAGATGCAACCAATGCGACTGCAGGTGTATTTGTGACCCGTCCGTGGGCGGTGACACGCTTAACAGGAATTTAA
- a CDS encoding DUF4054 domain-containing protein produces METSTFPLTSFRVLYPQFNGVGNDEIDIIAQSALNYFSACKGVCTNELWMLVVAHMLTLRKMIADDESPTGVVTSVTIDKVSVSFTAPPAGSDWSHWFKMTTFGQQFLALIKRCSVPQYFGGGGERSAFRGVGGRFTRGGRLR; encoded by the coding sequence ATGGAGACGAGCACATTTCCTTTAACGTCATTCCGTGTGCTCTATCCGCAGTTTAACGGTGTGGGTAATGATGAAATAGATATCATTGCTCAATCCGCGTTGAACTATTTCTCTGCCTGTAAGGGTGTTTGCACTAACGAGCTGTGGATGCTCGTTGTTGCACACATGCTAACACTCAGAAAAATGATTGCTGATGATGAGTCGCCCACCGGTGTGGTGACGAGTGTGACTATTGATAAGGTGAGCGTGTCATTTACGGCACCGCCTGCCGGCTCGGATTGGTCACATTGGTTTAAAATGACCACCTTTGGTCAGCAGTTTCTTGCACTGATCAAGCGTTGTAGTGTACCTCAATACTTCGGTGGTGGTGGTGAGCGTTCTGCTTTTCGTGGTGTGGGTGGACGATTTACGCGAGGAGGGCGGTTACGTTAA